Proteins encoded together in one Capsicum annuum cultivar UCD-10X-F1 unplaced genomic scaffold, UCD10Xv1.1 ctg4835, whole genome shotgun sequence window:
- the LOC107877105 gene encoding cation/H(+) antiporter 24-like isoform X1, producing MKKESIMSNLNLTEDPYLLSKGLVICRAIHPPHTFGIFYGENPLQFSFPLVLLEISTIIAISRLIRYILKPLRQPRVISEILGGIIVGPSVLSRSKRFRNFIFPDTADYALKNIGIIGFMYFLFISGVKTDLTHIRKVGKKHWYIATCGVFIPMLCSLFIGIGLRKSLEKELAKASSMLGVTSEFAITAFPVIYLIIRELNLLSSEIGRMALSTAIISDVIGLNFVVVFEAAKQGEHKTMAALWFVIYSFVIGVSIFGGVRQIMIWIIRSTPEGKSVEQIYVVFILLGVMLSGFLCDLGGIAVANGPLWLGLAIPDGPPLGATLVEKTETIVMDILMPFSFAYVGMFTDISSIYGHWTHLQPIFFMAVTAYVVKMVTVLFTSYFLNMPFRDCLALSLVLSLRGEVELLMFIHWMDLKMITRPYFTMLVLMTIGVTAIVTPLISVVYDPTRPYMINTRRNIQHTASNTELHIIACIHDEENVPGIINILFEISNPTVHSPFLVHALHLIELVGRAAPVFIDHQESESTNQNPIHNALKLFGGENIKIHSYTSYSPKKSMYQDICKLALEKRASLIILPFYKDQTSTQVLARQGVKLVNSNVLNHAPCSVGILVDRGASPTSHNVGVSMRRSSIHRFALLFMGGSDAREALSYADRMAANPDVSLTAIRFLSHNGEGDNEMEKKLDDGLVTWFWVKNEGNDKVMYKEVVVKNGEDTIAALHTMKNDQFFDLWILGRNQGINPVLLQGLTDWSGENELGVIGDFLVSMNSGTTASVLVVQQQVLRGQERTSLGFLEKIASCRL from the exons ATGAAGAAGGAGAGCATAATGTCAAACCTCAACCTCACCGAGGACCCTTACCTCCTCAGCAAAGGGCTTGTAATATGCCGGGCTATCCATCCTCCACACACTTTTGGTATTTTTTATGGAGAAAATCCATTACAATTCTCTTTCCCCCTTGTCTTGTTAGAGATCTCCACCATCATCGCCATCTCCCGTCTCATTCGTTATATTCTCAAGCCTCTCCGCCAGCCAAGAGTCATTTCTGAGATCCTC GGTGGAATAATCGTAGGCCCATCTGTTTTGAGCCGAAGCAAGCGATTTCGCAACTTTATCTTCCCAGATACTGCTGACTACGCACTGAAAAATATTGGAATCATTGGCTTTATGTATTTCCTTTTCATATCTGGTGTAAAGACAGATTTGACCCATATAAGGAAAGTGGGGAAGAAACATTGGTACATAGCCACATGTGGGGTGTTCATTCCCATGTTATGTAGTCTATTTATTGGAATAGGTCTTCGAAAATCCTTGGAAAAAGAACTAGCCAAAGCTTCTTCCATGTTAGGAGTAACTTCGGAATTCGCAATCACAGCTTTCCCTGTTATCTATCTGATTATCAGAGAGCTTAATCTCCTTAGCTCCGAAATTGGAAGAATGGCATTATCCACTGCCATAATAAGTGATGTAATTGGACtcaattttgttgttgtatttgaggCAGCTAAACAAGGGGAGCATAAAACTATGGCTGCTTTATGGTTTGTCATTTATTCTTTTGTAATTGGCGTATCCATTTTTGGAGGCGTTAGACAGATTATGATATGGATAATTAGATCAACCCCAGAAGGGAAGTCAGTGGAGCAAATTTATGTTGTTTTCATACTCTTGGGAGTAATGCTTTCTGGTTTCTTATGTGATTTGGGTGGTATTGCAGTAGCTAATGGTCCGCTGTGGTTAGGCCTCGCCATTCCAGATGGGCCTCCATTAGGAGCTACTTTGGTGGAAAAGACAGAAACAATTGTCATGGATATTCTCATGCCATTTTCATTTGCATATGTTGGAATGTTCACTGACATTTCATCTATCTACGGTCATTGGACACATCTTCAACCGATATTTTTTATGGCTGTCACGGCTTATGTTGTTAAAATGGTTACTGTCCTCTTCACTTCCTATTTCTTGAATATGCCCTTCAGAGATTGTCTTGCTCTTAGCCTTGTCTTGAGCCTAAGAGGTGAAGTGGAGCTTTTGATGTTCATTCACTGGATGGATTTGAAG ATGATAACGAGACCATATTTCACAATGCTAGTGCTAATGACAATAGGAGTGACAGCTATAGTCACTCCATTGATCAGTGTAGTTTATGATCCAACAAGGCCTTATATGATTAACACAAGAAGGAACATTCAACATACCGCTTCAAACACGGAGTTACACATTATAGCTTGTATACATGACGAGGAAAATGTGCCTGGAATTATAAATATTCTATTCGAGATCTCAAATCCAACTGTACATAGCCCTTTCTTGGTTCATGCCTTGCACCTAATAGAACTTGTTGGCCGTGCTGCCCCTGTTTTTATTGATCACCAGGAATCGGAGAGCACGAACCAAAATCCAATCCATAATGCGTTGAAGCTTTTCGGTGGAGAAAATATCAAGATTCATTCATATACATCATATTCTCCTAAGAAGAGCATGTATCAAGACATTTGCAAGTTGGCACTAGAGAAGAGGGCTTCTCTTATTATACTTCCCTTTTATAAAGATCAAACGAGCACTCAAGTACTGGCAAGGCAAGGAGTTAAATTAGTGAACTCTAATGTGTTAAACCATGCTCCTTGCTCAGTTGGGATTCTCGTTGACCGGGGTGCTTCCCCTACAAGTCATAATGTAGGTGTGTCAATGAGACGGTCGTCAATTCACCGTTTTGCCCTACTTTTTATGGGAGGATCAGATGCTAGGGAGGCACTTTCTTATGCTGATAGGATGGCTGCAAATCCAGATGTATCGCTTACTGCTATTCGTTTCCTTTCGCATAATGGTGAAGGGGataatgagatggagaagaaaTTAGATGATGGTCTGGTGACATggttttgggtgaagaatgaggGAAATGACAAAGTTATGTATAAGGAAGTTGTGGTGAAGAATGGGGAGGATACTATAGCAGCACTTCACACAATGAAGAATGATCAATTCTTTGATCTTTGGATACTTGGGAGGAACCAAGGGATAAATCCGGTGCTATTGCAGGGATTAACAGATTGGAGTGGTGAAAATGAACTAGGAGTTATAGGAGACTTTCTTGTGTCAATGAACTCAGGTACCACGGCTTCTGTTTTAGTGGTACAGCAGCAGGTTTTGAGAGGCCAAGAGAGGACTTCTCTTGGTTTTCTAGAAAAAATTGCAAGTTGTAGATTGTAG
- the LOC107877105 gene encoding cation/H(+) antiporter 24-like isoform X2, whose translation MYFLFISGVKTDLTHIRKVGKKHWYIATCGVFIPMLCSLFIGIGLRKSLEKELAKASSMLGVTSEFAITAFPVIYLIIRELNLLSSEIGRMALSTAIISDVIGLNFVVVFEAAKQGEHKTMAALWFVIYSFVIGVSIFGGVRQIMIWIIRSTPEGKSVEQIYVVFILLGVMLSGFLCDLGGIAVANGPLWLGLAIPDGPPLGATLVEKTETIVMDILMPFSFAYVGMFTDISSIYGHWTHLQPIFFMAVTAYVVKMVTVLFTSYFLNMPFRDCLALSLVLSLRGEVELLMFIHWMDLKMITRPYFTMLVLMTIGVTAIVTPLISVVYDPTRPYMINTRRNIQHTASNTELHIIACIHDEENVPGIINILFEISNPTVHSPFLVHALHLIELVGRAAPVFIDHQESESTNQNPIHNALKLFGGENIKIHSYTSYSPKKSMYQDICKLALEKRASLIILPFYKDQTSTQVLARQGVKLVNSNVLNHAPCSVGILVDRGASPTSHNVGVSMRRSSIHRFALLFMGGSDAREALSYADRMAANPDVSLTAIRFLSHNGEGDNEMEKKLDDGLVTWFWVKNEGNDKVMYKEVVVKNGEDTIAALHTMKNDQFFDLWILGRNQGINPVLLQGLTDWSGENELGVIGDFLVSMNSGTTASVLVVQQQVLRGQERTSLGFLEKIASCRL comes from the exons ATGTATTTCCTTTTCATATCTGGTGTAAAGACAGATTTGACCCATATAAGGAAAGTGGGGAAGAAACATTGGTACATAGCCACATGTGGGGTGTTCATTCCCATGTTATGTAGTCTATTTATTGGAATAGGTCTTCGAAAATCCTTGGAAAAAGAACTAGCCAAAGCTTCTTCCATGTTAGGAGTAACTTCGGAATTCGCAATCACAGCTTTCCCTGTTATCTATCTGATTATCAGAGAGCTTAATCTCCTTAGCTCCGAAATTGGAAGAATGGCATTATCCACTGCCATAATAAGTGATGTAATTGGACtcaattttgttgttgtatttgaggCAGCTAAACAAGGGGAGCATAAAACTATGGCTGCTTTATGGTTTGTCATTTATTCTTTTGTAATTGGCGTATCCATTTTTGGAGGCGTTAGACAGATTATGATATGGATAATTAGATCAACCCCAGAAGGGAAGTCAGTGGAGCAAATTTATGTTGTTTTCATACTCTTGGGAGTAATGCTTTCTGGTTTCTTATGTGATTTGGGTGGTATTGCAGTAGCTAATGGTCCGCTGTGGTTAGGCCTCGCCATTCCAGATGGGCCTCCATTAGGAGCTACTTTGGTGGAAAAGACAGAAACAATTGTCATGGATATTCTCATGCCATTTTCATTTGCATATGTTGGAATGTTCACTGACATTTCATCTATCTACGGTCATTGGACACATCTTCAACCGATATTTTTTATGGCTGTCACGGCTTATGTTGTTAAAATGGTTACTGTCCTCTTCACTTCCTATTTCTTGAATATGCCCTTCAGAGATTGTCTTGCTCTTAGCCTTGTCTTGAGCCTAAGAGGTGAAGTGGAGCTTTTGATGTTCATTCACTGGATGGATTTGAAG ATGATAACGAGACCATATTTCACAATGCTAGTGCTAATGACAATAGGAGTGACAGCTATAGTCACTCCATTGATCAGTGTAGTTTATGATCCAACAAGGCCTTATATGATTAACACAAGAAGGAACATTCAACATACCGCTTCAAACACGGAGTTACACATTATAGCTTGTATACATGACGAGGAAAATGTGCCTGGAATTATAAATATTCTATTCGAGATCTCAAATCCAACTGTACATAGCCCTTTCTTGGTTCATGCCTTGCACCTAATAGAACTTGTTGGCCGTGCTGCCCCTGTTTTTATTGATCACCAGGAATCGGAGAGCACGAACCAAAATCCAATCCATAATGCGTTGAAGCTTTTCGGTGGAGAAAATATCAAGATTCATTCATATACATCATATTCTCCTAAGAAGAGCATGTATCAAGACATTTGCAAGTTGGCACTAGAGAAGAGGGCTTCTCTTATTATACTTCCCTTTTATAAAGATCAAACGAGCACTCAAGTACTGGCAAGGCAAGGAGTTAAATTAGTGAACTCTAATGTGTTAAACCATGCTCCTTGCTCAGTTGGGATTCTCGTTGACCGGGGTGCTTCCCCTACAAGTCATAATGTAGGTGTGTCAATGAGACGGTCGTCAATTCACCGTTTTGCCCTACTTTTTATGGGAGGATCAGATGCTAGGGAGGCACTTTCTTATGCTGATAGGATGGCTGCAAATCCAGATGTATCGCTTACTGCTATTCGTTTCCTTTCGCATAATGGTGAAGGGGataatgagatggagaagaaaTTAGATGATGGTCTGGTGACATggttttgggtgaagaatgaggGAAATGACAAAGTTATGTATAAGGAAGTTGTGGTGAAGAATGGGGAGGATACTATAGCAGCACTTCACACAATGAAGAATGATCAATTCTTTGATCTTTGGATACTTGGGAGGAACCAAGGGATAAATCCGGTGCTATTGCAGGGATTAACAGATTGGAGTGGTGAAAATGAACTAGGAGTTATAGGAGACTTTCTTGTGTCAATGAACTCAGGTACCACGGCTTCTGTTTTAGTGGTACAGCAGCAGGTTTTGAGAGGCCAAGAGAGGACTTCTCTTGGTTTTCTAGAAAAAATTGCAAGTTGTAGATTGTAG